A DNA window from Setaria viridis chromosome 2, Setaria_viridis_v4.0, whole genome shotgun sequence contains the following coding sequences:
- the LOC117841985 gene encoding protein PIN-LIKES 7 translates to MGFFSFFLVASMPIVQVLLIGVVGAYLASGFSNVLTTSARRDMNKVVFTVFTPSLMFASLAKTVTLEDVISWWFMPVNIGITFFIGGSLGWIACNILKPPQHFRGLIMAFCSAGNLGNLLLIIVPAVCDEDGNPFGKDRSICRSRGLSYSSLSMALGGLFIWTYTYSLMQKSGKLYHKMQSKSIQCSADSDEEQAKQDGPAAYNDEEAPLPTSVKPEEQTDENPMEAPLLSCESEVADKGFWTNLKDTVHQFVKELMAPPTISALIGFVVGLVPWLKSLIIGDGAPLKVLQDSLHLMGDGTIPCITLILGGNLTQGLRKSGLKRTVIITIVCIRFVILPLIGIAVVHAAYGVGFLSHDPLYRYVLMVQFALPPAMNIGTMAQLFDVAQEECSVIFLWTYLVAAVALTTWSTIFMSILS, encoded by the exons ATGGGTTTCTTCTCATTCTTTCTTGTGGCTTCTATGCCAATCGTCCAGGTCCTGCTCATTGGTGTCGTTGGAGCTTACCTGGCCTCTGGCTTCAGCAATGTCCTGACCACAAGTGCTCGAAGGGACATGAACAAG GTCGTTTTTACCGTCTTCACCCCATCTCTGATGTTCGCTAGCCTCGCCAAGACGGTCACTCTCGAGGATGTCATTTCTTG GTGGTTCATGCCAGTTAATATAGGAATCACATTCTTTATTGGTGGATCTCTGGGTTGGATAGCATGTAACATATTGAAGCCACCACAGCACTTCAGGGGCCTGATCATGGCCTTCTGCTCAGCAG GCAATCTTGGAAACCTGCTATTGATCATTGTCCCGGCTGTCTGCGATGAAGACGGGAACCCGTTTGGGAAGGATCGGAGCATTTGCCGCTCACGTGGGCTCTCCTACTCGTCATTGTCCATGGCT CTCGGTGGCCTTTTCATATGGACATACACATACAGCCTGATGCAGAAGTCAGGTAAACTGTATCACAAGATGCAGTCCAAAAGCATCCAGTGCTCGGCCGACAGCGACGAGGAGCAAGCCAAACAAGATGGTCCAGCCGCCTACAATGACGAGGAGGCACCTCTTCCGACGTCAGTTAAGCCTGAGGAGCAGACGGATGAGAATCCAATG GAGGCCCCGCTCTTGTCCTGCGAAAGCGAGGTAGCCGACAAGGGATTCTGGACAAATCTCAAGGACACTGTCCACCAGTTCGTCAAGGAGCTGATGGCACCACCAACAATTTCCGCG TTAATTGGGTTTGTTGTTGGCCTGGTCCCATGGCTGAAATCCCTAATCATCGGCGACGGAGCTCCGCTCAAAGTCTTACAGGATTCCCTCCACCTGATGGG CGACGGCACGATTCCTTGCATCACTCTCATCCTAGGTGGAAACCTGACGCAAG GGCTTCGGAAGTCGGGGCTCAAGCGCACGGTGATCATCACGATCGTCTGCATACGCTTCGTGATCCTGCCGCTGATCGGGATCGCCGTTGTCCATGCCGCGTACGGAGTCGGGTTCCTGTCCCACGACCCGCTCTACCGCTACGTGCTCATGGTGCAGTTCGCCCTGCCTCCTGCGATGAACATTG GAACCATGGCTCAGCTGTTTGATGTTGCACAGGAGGAGTGCTCCGTGATCTTTCTCTGGACGTACCTCGTTGCCGCGGTTGCGCTGACGACATGGTCGACGATCTTCATGTCCATTCTGTCTTAA
- the LOC117843061 gene encoding RING-H2 finger protein ATL8, which translates to MRRLLASAEHLAAVAAATPPPPGASAGVHTDTFLILAAVLCFLLCVVGLAFVARCSRLCNPSAYSVDAEHGDGAAMPHAAAKRKGIEEEALRKLPTVPFEAGKEGDGGEGERPECAICLAEFASGDEIRVLPPCGHAFHAACVDTWLLCTSTCPSCRSALVVAPAPALAAASSDPLQCCASAQASTEPEYSVTVAVAVVERGPCRASVS; encoded by the coding sequence ATGCGGCGCCTGCTGGCCTCCGCCGAGCACCTggccgcggtggccgccgcgacgccgccgccgccgggggcgtCGGCAGGCGTCCACACGGACACGTTCCtcatcctcgccgccgtgctCTGCTTCCTGCTCTGCGTCGTCGGGCTCGCCTTCGTCGCGCGGTGCTCGCGGCTGTGCAACCCGTCGGCCTACTCCGTGGATGCGGAGCACGGCGACGGGGCGGCAATGCCGCATGCGGCGGCGAAGCGCAAGGGGAtcgaggaggaggcgctgcgGAAGCTGCCGACCGTGCCGTTTGAGGCCGGCAAGGAGGGGGACGGCGGGGAGGGGGAGCGGCCGGAGTGCGCCATCTGCCTCGCCGAGTTCGCGAGCGGCGACGAGATCCGCGTGCTCCCGCCGTGCGGCCACGCCTTCCACGCGGCCTGCGTCGACACCTGGCTCCTCTGCACCTCCACGTGCCCCTCCTGCCGCAGCGCCCTTGTCgtggccccggcgccggcgctggcagCAGCGTCCTCGGATCCTCTCCAGTGCTGCGCGTCGGCGCAGGCCTCCACGGAGCCGGAGTACTccgtcaccgtcgccgtcgccgtcgtcgagcgCGGACCTTGCCGAGCGTCGGTGTCGTAG